The Williamsia sp. DF01-3 genome has a window encoding:
- the efp gene encoding elongation factor P: MANTSDFKNGLVLNMEGQLWQILEFQHVKPGKGPAFVRTKIKNVLSGKTVDKTFNAGVKVETATVDRRDMTYLYNDGSDYVFMDGQTFEQLNVSPETVGDGAKFMLENMTVQVATHEGVPLYIELPVTVELLVSQTDPGVQGDRSTGGTKPATLETGAEIQVPLFINTGDKLKVDSRDGSYLGRVNS; this comes from the coding sequence GTGGCCAACACTTCGGATTTCAAAAACGGCTTGGTGCTCAACATGGAGGGTCAGCTCTGGCAGATCCTCGAGTTCCAGCATGTCAAGCCCGGTAAGGGCCCTGCCTTCGTGCGGACCAAGATCAAGAACGTGCTCTCGGGGAAGACCGTCGACAAGACGTTCAACGCCGGGGTCAAGGTGGAGACGGCGACGGTCGACCGCCGCGACATGACGTACCTGTACAACGACGGCAGCGACTACGTGTTCATGGACGGGCAGACCTTCGAGCAGCTGAACGTCAGCCCGGAGACCGTGGGCGACGGAGCCAAGTTCATGCTCGAGAACATGACCGTGCAGGTGGCCACGCACGAAGGCGTGCCGCTGTACATCGAGCTCCCGGTCACCGTCGAACTCCTGGTGTCCCAGACCGATCCCGGCGTCCAGGGCGACCGTTCCACCGGTGGCACCAAGCCCGCGACCCTGGAGACCGGTGCCGAGATCCAGGTGCCGTTGTTCATCAACACAGGCGACAAGCTGAAGGTCGATTCGCGCGACGGCAGCTACCTCGGCCGCGTCAACTCGTGA
- a CDS encoding Xaa-Pro peptidase family protein, with the protein MSATSDTSAQTAAPISRVAADPANAAHAGRRDRLRAGLSAAGVDAILVTDLVNVRYLSGFTGSNAALVVTASGDDRISTDGRYLTQVAEQAPDLTAIIARDCPSALTEYLVGSGARIGFEKHVVTVETHQRLLPILTGAETLKPVGALVEDLRMVKDDDEIEQIRTACQTADLALADILGDGLVVPGKTERQVARALEWAMFERGAEAVSFETIVATGANSAVPHHRPTDAVLGAGDLLKIDFGAVVGGYHSDMTRTYVLEKAESWQREIYDLVAQAQQAGREALAPGVDAGEVDAAARSIIDAAGFGEQYVHGLGHGVGLQIHEAPSIGKLSTGTLPCGAAVTVEPGVYLPGRGGVRIEDTLVIRDGEPDLLTTTDKTFTVI; encoded by the coding sequence ATGAGCGCTACATCCGACACCTCGGCGCAGACCGCCGCCCCCATCAGTCGAGTGGCCGCAGATCCCGCGAACGCGGCCCACGCAGGGCGGCGGGACCGCCTTCGAGCGGGACTCAGTGCGGCCGGCGTCGATGCGATTCTTGTCACGGACCTGGTAAATGTTCGTTATCTGTCCGGATTCACCGGGTCCAATGCCGCTCTTGTGGTGACTGCATCCGGTGATGACCGGATCAGTACCGACGGGCGGTATCTCACCCAAGTCGCCGAACAGGCCCCGGACCTCACCGCGATCATCGCCCGCGATTGCCCTTCCGCGCTCACCGAGTACCTGGTGGGGTCCGGCGCCCGGATCGGGTTCGAGAAACACGTGGTGACCGTCGAAACACATCAGCGACTGCTGCCGATCCTCACCGGCGCCGAGACACTGAAGCCGGTGGGGGCGCTGGTCGAGGACCTCAGGATGGTCAAGGACGACGACGAGATCGAACAGATCCGGACCGCCTGCCAGACGGCCGACCTGGCCCTCGCCGACATCCTCGGTGACGGCCTCGTGGTTCCGGGCAAAACCGAACGTCAGGTCGCAAGGGCACTCGAATGGGCGATGTTCGAGCGCGGTGCCGAGGCCGTGTCGTTCGAGACGATCGTGGCGACCGGGGCGAATTCCGCCGTGCCTCACCACCGGCCGACCGATGCCGTGCTCGGCGCGGGCGACCTGCTCAAGATCGACTTCGGTGCGGTGGTCGGTGGTTACCACTCCGACATGACCCGCACGTACGTCTTGGAGAAGGCCGAGTCCTGGCAACGGGAGATCTATGACCTGGTGGCCCAGGCACAGCAGGCTGGTCGGGAGGCGCTGGCACCTGGCGTCGACGCCGGCGAGGTGGATGCGGCAGCCCGATCGATCATCGACGCGGCGGGGTTCGGTGAGCAGTATGTGCACGGTCTCGGACACGGCGTCGGTCTGCAGATACACGAAGCGCCGTCCATCGGGAAGCTGAGCACGGGTACACTACCTTGCGGTGCAGCGGTGACCGTAGAACCCGGCGTCTATCTGCCGGGCCGAGGTGGCGTTCGGATCGAGGACACCCTCGTGATCCGCGACGGCGAACCCGATCTGCTCACCACCACCGACAAGACATTCACCGTCATCTGA
- the aroB gene encoding 3-dehydroquinate synthase yields MTADSTPIRVPVNSESPYEVIIGKGLLGELVESVAGADSVAILYQPTLAETAEVIRKTLAENDFDAHRVEIPDAEDGKDLSVAAFCWEVFGRIGMKRNDVVVSLGGGAATDLAGFVAATWMRGIPIVHVPTTLLAMVDAAVGGKTGINTDAGKNLVGSFHEPRAVLIDTATLETVPHNEIVAGMAEVIKTGFIADPVILDLIEADPQAALDPAGPILTELIERSVRVKAEVVAADLRESALREILNYGHTLGHAIERRERYRWRHGAAVSVGLVFAAELGRLAGRLDDATADRHKAVLESVGLPVAYDPDALPDLLEGMAGDKKNRSGMLRFVVLDGLAKPGRLEAPDPALLAAAYSTVAKDEPSGGAIFI; encoded by the coding sequence ATGACCGCGGACTCCACACCGATCCGGGTGCCGGTGAACAGCGAGAGCCCTTACGAGGTGATCATCGGAAAGGGCCTGCTCGGCGAACTCGTCGAGTCGGTCGCCGGTGCCGACTCGGTGGCCATCCTGTACCAGCCGACGCTCGCCGAGACCGCTGAAGTGATCCGAAAGACGTTGGCAGAAAACGACTTCGACGCGCACCGGGTCGAGATTCCCGATGCAGAGGACGGCAAGGACCTTTCCGTCGCCGCGTTCTGCTGGGAAGTGTTCGGCCGGATCGGCATGAAACGCAACGACGTCGTGGTCAGCCTCGGCGGTGGAGCGGCCACCGACCTCGCCGGCTTTGTCGCCGCCACCTGGATGCGGGGCATCCCGATCGTTCATGTGCCCACCACGTTGCTGGCCATGGTCGACGCCGCGGTCGGCGGCAAGACCGGGATCAACACCGACGCCGGCAAGAACCTGGTCGGCTCCTTCCACGAACCGCGGGCGGTCCTGATCGACACGGCAACCCTGGAAACCGTGCCGCACAACGAGATCGTGGCCGGCATGGCAGAGGTGATCAAAACCGGGTTCATCGCCGACCCGGTGATCCTCGACCTGATCGAGGCAGATCCCCAGGCCGCGCTCGACCCCGCGGGGCCGATCCTGACCGAGCTGATCGAGCGATCGGTGCGGGTCAAGGCAGAGGTCGTCGCGGCCGATCTGCGAGAGTCCGCGCTCCGGGAGATCCTCAACTACGGTCACACGCTGGGACACGCCATCGAACGCCGGGAGCGGTACCGCTGGCGCCACGGTGCCGCGGTGTCGGTCGGACTCGTCTTCGCTGCGGAACTCGGCCGACTGGCCGGACGGCTCGACGACGCGACCGCAGACCGGCACAAGGCGGTTCTGGAAAGTGTCGGACTGCCGGTCGCCTACGACCCGGACGCGCTTCCCGATCTGCTCGAAGGCATGGCGGGGGACAAGAAGAACCGGTCCGGAATGCTACGTTTCGTGGTGCTCGACGGTCTGGCGAAACCGGGCCGTCTGGAAGCGCCCGACCCCGCACTGCTCGCGGCCGCGTACTCGACCGTCGCCAAAGATGAACCGTCCGGCGGGGCGATCTTCATCTAG
- a CDS encoding B-4DMT family transporter has protein sequence MIAWLLRGLVMSAVHIGARVLLALAIVQWPLEATYWKTIAIASVVLVALIWGGIDGLIDGRAHADPDDYDDLTMRWLKAGLLAGLIAAIVGWVLGNWVLAGMGQNSLAIEIFAGGAFTTLLIFVPALVGAALGRYLTRRQHRKNEANRERQDDNRRDQRYADDDDSAYQRTQPVGLNK, from the coding sequence ATGATTGCGTGGTTGCTTCGTGGCTTGGTGATGTCGGCGGTGCACATCGGTGCCCGGGTTCTGCTTGCTTTGGCGATCGTGCAATGGCCACTGGAAGCCACCTATTGGAAGACCATCGCCATCGCGTCCGTGGTCCTCGTGGCACTCATCTGGGGCGGAATCGACGGCCTGATCGACGGCCGTGCGCACGCCGACCCTGACGACTACGACGACCTGACCATGCGCTGGCTCAAGGCCGGCCTGCTCGCGGGGCTGATTGCCGCGATCGTCGGCTGGGTTCTCGGCAACTGGGTGTTGGCCGGAATGGGCCAGAACTCGCTGGCAATCGAGATTTTCGCAGGCGGCGCGTTCACCACGCTTCTGATCTTCGTGCCCGCGCTTGTCGGCGCCGCGCTGGGTCGGTACCTCACGCGTCGTCAGCATCGCAAGAACGAGGCGAACCGCGAACGTCAGGACGATAACCGCCGCGACCAGCGATACGCGGATGACGACGATTCCGCATACCAGCGCACCCAGCCAGTCGGCCTGAACAAGTAA